From the Penicillium oxalicum strain HP7-1 chromosome V, whole genome shotgun sequence genome, one window contains:
- a CDS encoding 37S ribosomal protein mrp4 — translation MIVRKFLVRQGRQLFALNRQAPAFIRSLSSEIPNETSIQTPSAGTAQLARNPVDGNLQPSSNSSTSSPRNQWGELERRRHKFNTLGSAVQESYDPEDVLRNPPSPSDVTLEMLLAAGTHMGHSTSRWNPQNSRYIFGIREGIHIISLDVTAAYLRRAAKVVEEVAARGGIILFAGTRKGQKRSVVRAAELAKGYHIFERWIPGSLTNGQQILGHCQTKVVNAMDQELTKFRVDLADRPSVKPDLVIVLNPLENVVLLHECGLNNVPTIGIIDTDADPTRVTYPIPANDDTLRGTNLIAGVLGRAGEAGQERRLKIAREGKTTYEPITSRQLRLDPLTGTAPPGSELEKGNRD, via the exons ATGATTGTCCGGAAGTTTCTTGTGCGGCAGG GCCGCCAATTGTTCGCTCTGAACCGCCAGGCCCCGGCCTTCATCCGATCCCTCTCCTCAGAGATTCCAAACGAGACATCTATTCAGACTCCCTCCGCAGGGACAGCCCAGCTCGCCCGGAACCCTGTTGATGGAAATCTTCAGCCTTCAAGCAATTCTTCCACATCTTCACCTCGAAATCAATGGGGTGAACTGGAGCGACGCA GGCACAAATTCAACACTCTTGGATCTGCCGTACAAGAGTCCTACGATCCTGAAGACGTCCTTCGTAATCCTCCCAGCCCCTCCGATGTTACCCTCGAGATGCTGCTTGCCGCCGGCACACACATGGGTCACTCAACATCGCGATGGAACCCGCAGAACTCGCGCTACATCTTCGGTATCCGCGAGGGCATCCATATCATCTCGCTCGACGTGACAGCCGCGTACTTGCGCCGCGCTGCCAAGGTCGTTGAAGAGGTCGCCGCTCGTGGTGGTatcatcctcttcgctgGTACTCGCAAGGGACAGAAGCGGTCTGTCGTTCGCGCTGCGGAGCTTGCCAAAGGTTACCACATCTTTGAGCGTTGGATCCCAGGCTCCCTGACCAACGGCCAGCAGATTCTCGGACACTGCCAGACCAAGGTCGTCAATGCTATGGACCAGGAATTGACCAAGTTTCGTGTTGACCTTGCGGATCGCCCTTCCGTCAAGCCAGACCTGGTGATCGTGTTGAACCCTCTTGAGAACGTTGTGCTGCTGCACGAATGTGGCCTGAACAATGTGCCCACAATTGGTATCATCGATACCGATGCTGACCCTACTCGCGTCACCTACCCCATCCCCGCCAACGACGACACTCTCCGGGGCACGAACCTGATTGCTGGCGTTCTCGGACGCGCCGGCGAAGCTGGCCAGGAACGTCGTTTGAAGATTGCACGTGAAGGAAAGACGACATATGAGCCCATTACGTCCCGTCAACTCCGTCTGGATCCTCTTACGGGTACAGCTCCTCCTGGCTCGGAGTTAGAAAAGGGTAACCGGGATTAG
- a CDS encoding Mitochondrial glycine transporter YMC1: MESEAFDDLAKSTDPLRTVKDLAAGAAGGIAQVLLDIVKVRLQTTSQYKGALDCATQIFKKEGPAAFYKGTLTPLIGIGACVSVQFGAFHQARRKLEELNKKKYADSTLSYAQYWLAGSFAGVTNSVLSGPIEHVRIRLQAQPHGAGRLYSGPIDCVKKLAAQGGAVRALYRGQAVTILREATAYGTWFMAFEYMMNMDAKRNNVQREDISAVKVATYGGLAGEALWLASYPFDVVKSKMQTDGFGATQQYASMRDCFKKTYALEGFGGFWKGIGPTLLRAMPVSAGTFVVVELAMKALG; the protein is encoded by the exons ATGGAGTCTGAAGCATTTGACGATCTGGCGAAGAGCACCGACCCTCTCCGCACGGTCAAGGATTTGGCCGCCGGTGCGGCGGGTGGAATCGCTCAAGTGCTGCTGG ACATTGTCAAGGTCCGCTTGCAGACCACCTCCCAATATAAGGGTGCGTTGGACTGTGCCACTCAGATCTTCAAAAAGGAGGGCCCCGCCGCCTTTTACAAGGGCACTTTGACTCCCTTGATTGGAATCGGAGCGTGT GTTAGTGTACAGTTTGGTGCTTTCCATCAAGCTCGCCGCAAGCTTGAGGAattgaacaagaagaaatatGCCGACAGCACCCTTTCTTACGCTCAGTACTGGCTGGCCGGTTCATTTGCGGGTGTGACGAACTCGGTCCTTTCGGGTCCGATTGAGCATGTTCGTATTCGCCTCCAGGCTCAGCCGCACGGCGCTGGTCGCCTGTACTCTGGTCCCATTGATTGTGTAAAGAAGTTGGCTGCCCAGGGGGGCGCTGTGCGCGCTTTGTATCGCGGTCAGGCTGTGACTATCCTCCGTGAAGCAACAGCCTACGGTACCTGGTTCATGGCATTCGAATACATGATGAACATGGATGCCAAGCGCAACAATGTGCAGCGTGAAGATATCTCCGCTGTCAAGGTTGCCACATATGGTGGTCTTGCCGGTGAAGCACTGTGGCTCGCCAGTTATCCTTTCGACGTGGTAAAGAGTAAGATGCAGACCGATGGCTTTGGAGCTACTCAGCAATATGCCAGCATGCGCGATTGCTTCAAGAAGACCTACGCCCTCGAGGGCTTCGGTGGATTCTGGAAGGGCATTGGACCTACCCTCCTGAGAGCGATGCCAGTATCCGCGGGTACTTTTGTTGT TGTCGAGCTTGCCATGAAGGCTTTGGGCTAA
- a CDS encoding Translation initiation factor IF-2 yields MHRRVVWRLSRRVNSSSSSTLSSTHISCARTFQSSAVLSEAENGTRSGHGSPSSAPKFGNRWGARQTSKPIGLSPAEQALRDAMIAKNKPPPPSPQPTSPESLGRDKRIPGTQYYMNGQGRHAVVRPTDQSADHRHPNSRHTRHSRPPGRDDNRSNRGNREWTCQNCQRLVFARHKVCPFCQSPRQDPPRPLRQDQQRFNRGWDCPSCAQYNFGRRETCLSCATPKPEVQPLEARSSRADRWGNHSAREEKLRNLGRSILEESPEADSVSHRRPYASENGQLGQLGRGAQTTSHEIREQESAKAKNEARTKEAESEKEVDKKDQWSWDMSALEQLDSIEGQGAPVETQKKSKKRDGRRDRQISEESDFDPEERKRRREDRKRQRKVKEEVSAIPLHLPEFISVSNLADVIGVRPAEFVARMEEMGFEDVTYNHVLDAETAGLVAAEFNYEAIFDNGADDLEAAPIPEDASHLPPRPPVVTIMGHVDHGKTTILDWLRNSSVAATEHGGITQHIGAFSVAMPSGKTITFLDTPGHSAFLEMRKRGADVTDIVVLVVAADDSVKPQTIEAIKHASQANVPIIVAISKIDKEGRNPDRVKQDLAVHGVHVEDYGGDVQAIGVSGKTGEGMLELEEAIVALSEMQDHRADKEGNVEGWVIEATTKSYGRVASALIRRGTLRPGDVIVAGETWARVKTLRNEAGLSILEATPGMPVEIDGWRDQPVAGSEILQAQSEQKAKDVVEYRQDRVETQRMGEDMVAINEARRELLEKRKQEDGESDDAASPKTEVSGPKSVNFIVKADVTGSAEAVLNSLAAIGNNEVYANIVRSGVGPVTEFDIEHAASADGKIVSFNMPIDPSMSRLAEQMSVTIMDHNIIYKLIDDVKDVLSEYLTPLVTQRVTGEAEIGQIFEITIKGREKTSIAGCRVRNGLVNKTKKVRVIRGNETVYDGMMSSLKNVKKDVTEMRKDTECGIAFDGWADFAVGDHIQCYEEIHEKRHL; encoded by the exons ATGCACCGCCGAGTGGTCTGGAGG CTCTCGCGCCGCGTTAATTCTTCGTCGTCCAGTACTCTATCCTCGACCCATATTTCCTGCGCGCGAACATTCCAGTCCTCTGCGGTTCTCTCGGAGGCCGAAAATGGCACACGAAGTGGGCATGGCTCACCATCGTCGGCGCCCAAGTTCGGGAATCGATGGGGTGCCAGGCAAACGTCCAAGCCCATCGGTCTCAGTCCAGCAGAACAGGCCCTGCGTGATGCGATGATTGCGAAAAACaaacctccaccaccttctcCACAACCGACATCTCCCGAGTCTTTGGGCAGGGATAAGAGGATACCGGGGACACAGTACTACATGAACGGCCAGGGCAGACATGCTGTCGTGCGCCCAACCGATCAATCTGCTGACCATCGTCATCCGAATAGTCGGCACACTCGGCACTCGAGACCTCCAGGTCGGGACGATAATCGGTCGAATCGGGGCAACCGCGAGTGGACATGTCAAAACTGTCAACGACTGGTCTTCGCACGTCACAAGGTGTGCCCCTTCTGCCAGTCTCCACGCCAGGACCCTCCTAGGCCTCTCAGGCAGGACCAGCAGCGATTTAATCGGGGCTGGGATTGTCCCAGCTGTGCACAATACAACTTTGGAAGGCGGGAGACGTGTCTGTCATGCGCAACACCGAAGCCAGAGGTGCAACCCTTGGAGGCACGGAGCTCAAGGGCGGACAGGTGGGGGAACCATTCGGCACGCGAGGAGAAATTGCGCAATCTTGGTCGCTCTATTCTTGAAGAAAGCCCAGAAGCAGATTCTGTCTCCCACAGGCGCCCGTATGCGAGCGAGAACGGGCAACTTGGTCAGTTAGGACGAGGCGCTCAGACCACGTCCCATGAAATTCGCGAGCAGGAGTCTGCAAAGGCAAAGAACGAAGCACGAACGAAGGAGGCTGAATCCGAAAAAGAGGTCGATAAGAAGGACCAATGGTCATGGGATATGTCCGCGTTGGAGCAGCTGGATTCTATTGAAGGACAGGGGGCTCCAGTGGAGACGCAAAAAAAGTCCAAAAAACGAGATGGACGCCGAGACCGACAAATCTCTGAAGAGAGTGACTTTGACCCCGAGGAGCGGAAGCGTCGCCGAGAAGATCGCAAACGCCAAAGAAAAGTGAAAGAGGAGGTCTCGGCGattcctcttcatcttcccgAGTTCATCAGTGTCAGCAATTTAGCCGATGTCATTGGTGTGCGCCCGGCCGAGTTTGTCGCTCGCATGGAGGAAATGGGCTTCGAAGACGTGACTTATAACCACGTTCTGGATGCTGAGACGGCTGGCTTGGTCGCTGCTGAGTTCAATTATGAAGCCATCTTCGACAACGGAGCCGATGATCTCGAGGCTGCGCCAATCCCGGAAGATGCCTCGCACTTGCCTCCCCGTCCCCCAGTCGTGACAATCATGGGCCACGTCGATCACGGCAAAACCACCATTCTGGACTGGCTTCGGAACTCCTCCGTGGCGGCTACCGAGCATGGCGGTATCACGCAGCACATTGGCGCCTTTTCCGTGGCCATGCCCTCTGGAAAGACGATCACCTTCTTGGATACTCCTGGTCACTCTGCATTCTTGGAAATGCGAAAGCGCGGTGCGGACGTGACTGACATTGTTGTCCTCGTCGTAGCTGCAGACGACAGTGTCAAACCCCAGACCATCGAGGCGATCAAACATGCCAGCCAGGCCAATGTGCCTATCATCGTTGCAATCAGCAAAATCGATAAGGAGGGTCGTAACCCGGATCGAGTCAAGCAAGATCTCGCGGTTCACGGTGTACACGTCGAGGACTATGGAGGCGACGTGCAAGCAATTGGCGTGAGCGGCAAGACCGGTGAAGGTATGCTTGAGCTCGAGGAAGCCATTGTAGCTCTCTCCGAGATGCAGGATCATCGTGCCGACAAGGAGGGTAATGTTGAGGGCTGGGTCATCGAGGCGACCACCAAGAGTTACGGTCGAGTGGCTTCCGCTCTGATCCGTCGTGGTACCCTTCGACCCGGCGACGTCATTGTCGCTGGCGAAACTTGGGCGCGCGTGAAGACGCTTCGCAACGAGGCCGGTCTGTCAATCCTCGAAGCCACGCCCGGCATGCCGGTGGAGATTGATGGCTGGCGAGACCAACCTGTTGCTGGCAGCGAGATTCTGCAGGCCCAGAGCGAGCAAAAGGCCAAGGACGTGGTCGAATATCGACAGGATCGTGTCGAGACCCAAAGAATGGGTGAGGACATGGTCGCTATCAACGAAGCTCGACGAGAGCTCTTGGAGAAGCGCAAGCAGGAAGATGGTGAATCAGATGATGCAGCGAGTCCCAAGACGGAGGTCTCTGGGCCCAAATCCGTCAACTTCATCGTCAAGGCCGATGTCACTGGATCTGCTGAGGCCGTTTTGAACTCGCTGGCTGCCATTGGCAACAATGAGGTCTATGCCAATATCGTGCGCTCGGGTGTTGGCCCGGTCACCGAGTTCGATATTGAACACGCAGCCAGTGCGGACGGCAAAATTGTCTCCTTTAATATGCCCATTGATCCCAGCATGAGTCGACTTGCTGAACAAATGTCCGTGACAATTATGGATCACAACATCATCTACAAGCTCATCGACGACGTGAAAGACGTTCTGAGTGAATACCTTACGCCATTGGTCACTCAACGCGTGACGGGCGAGGCTGAAATCGGCCAGATCTTCGAGATTACAATCAAGGGTCGCGAGAAGACATCTATTGCCGGCTGTCGTGTACGAAACGGACTGGTCaacaagaccaagaaggtCCGCGTAATCCGCGGTAACGAAACTGTCTATGATG GCATGATGTCCTCACTCAAGAACGTCAAGAAAGACGTGACTGAGATGCGCAAAGACACCGAGTGTGGTATTGCATTTGATGGCTGGGCCGACTTCGCTGTCGGTGACCACATTCAGTgctacgaagaaatccacGAGAAGCGACACCTGTAA